The segment aaaagaaaaagacctCTTGCTCTATCTTTAACTAGAGAAATAAGagggaaaatagaagaaaatagaaggaaaatagAGTGGGTATTCAATGAGATAAGTAAAATTAATatgaatagtatttctatttgtcACTCTTCTAGGCGCCACAATACAGCCTTTAGCTAGGTAATAGCTAAAACTGACTGCGAAGGAGCTAACTGTGAGGTTGCAGTCTATAAACCTTAACAAGTTGATCAGTTTTAGAAGTCAGATATACAGGTGGCTTTGTAACAAGAAGTTTGGTAACTCCTAGAAACCAAGTAGGTTGGGCAGCAGAATCCAGATTTATAGCCCAGGGAAGGGAAGCTGCAGACTCCATAACCTAGGGGTCTGAAGCCACTGGTTCCACAGCCCAGGGAGCAGAAGCTTCTAGATCCACAGCCCAGGGAGTAGCCTCTAGTGGACCCACAGCCCAGAGATCCAGAATAAGTTGACAGGGAGGGACTGCAGAGCATGGAGGTCCTCAGGCAGTAGCAGGACACCTGGCAGGGGCTGGACACCGCATGGGACGTCTGGCATCTGGCAGGCTCACCGCAGGCCTCCTGACAGCCCCTGTAGACAGAGGAGCCCAGCTGGCAGGGGCGGGGAAAGCATAGGTCAGTGCTGTAGACCAGGTTGCTGGGGTA is part of the Manis pentadactyla isolate mManPen7 chromosome 1, mManPen7.hap1, whole genome shotgun sequence genome and harbors:
- the LOC118932637 gene encoding keratin-associated protein 13-1-like, which produces MSYNCCSRNFSCSLWGNLRYPGSSYPSNLVYSTDLCFPRPCQLGSSVYRGCQEACGEPARCQTSHAVSSPCQVSCYCLRTSMLCSPSLSTYSGSLGCGSTRGYSLGCGSRSFCSLGCGTSGFRPLGYGVCSFPSLGYKSGFCCPTYLVSRSYQTSCYKATCISDF